A region of Oceanivirga salmonicida DNA encodes the following proteins:
- a CDS encoding AAA family ATPase yields MFVKELYIKNYKKFFNQNIYFGEYNRNKFEINIFKDMKITAFIGLNGSGKTTILSLIVMIFRYIERYQDRIPTDFILKYSINDSEVIISKVEKVIFIEINKIKYILLGMERKNGRNIYPENEYSKKFNYPRIIFDDIRKYIPKFVIVSGFDEEYMIEYNQNLICDKFVKFYSNLYNLNIFHFQFLQHYHHNENLNNSQNQYQKK; encoded by the coding sequence ATGTTTGTAAAAGAATTATATATTAAAAATTATAAAAAATTTTTTAATCAAAATATATATTTTGGGGAATATAATAGGAATAAATTCGAAATTAATATATTTAAAGATATGAAAATAACTGCTTTTATTGGTTTAAATGGTTCTGGAAAAACAACAATATTAAGCTTAATAGTAATGATTTTTAGATATATTGAAAGATATCAAGATAGAATACCTACAGATTTTATTTTAAAATATTCTATTAATGATAGTGAAGTAATAATAAGTAAGGTTGAAAAGGTTATTTTTATTGAGATCAATAAAATTAAGTATATTCTTTTAGGAATGGAGAGAAAAAATGGAAGAAATATATATCCAGAGAATGAATATAGTAAAAAATTTAATTATCCTCGAATTATTTTTGACGATATAAGAAAGTATATTCCCAAATTTGTAATAGTATCTGGTTTTGATGAAGAGTATATGATTGAATATAATCAAAATTTAATATGTGATAAATTTGTTAAATTTTATTCAAATTTATATAATCTAAATATCTTTCATTTTCAATTTTTACAGCATTACCATCATAATGAAAATCTAAATAATTCTCAAAATCAATATCAAAAAAAGTAA
- the guaA gene encoding glutamine-hydrolyzing GMP synthase: MRDKILIIDYGSQYSQLIARRIRELEVYCEIIADINVDNIGNEVKGIIFSGGPASVYEKDAPTIDKRIFELGIPILGICYGMQLITHLTGGKVEKSDKREFGPAELEILEDSLLFSNIEKKSKVWMSHGDHITKMGNGFRKIAGTSSSNAAITNDKGVYALQFHPEVNHTEYGIQMISNFIFKICKIEKNWVMSDFIEEKINEIRNITNGEKVLLGLSGGVDSSVAAALINKAIGDKLVCVFVDTGLLRKNEAIKVKKQYEELNNINIVYVDAKKRFLEKLKGIKDPETKRKIIGKEFIEVFNEQAKKLKEVKSIKFLAQGTIYPDVIESVSVKGPSHTIKSHHNVGGLPDDLKFEIVEPLKELFKDEVRRLGIKLGLSNEIVMRHPFPGPGLGIRVVEEVTEEKVKLLQEADDIFIEELRAHGLYDKVSQAFVTLLPVKTVGVMGDVRTYEYMAAIRSVNTIDFMTATWSKLPYEFLEKVSNRIVNEVRGINRVVYDISSKPASTIEYE, translated from the coding sequence ATGAGAGATAAAATTTTAATAATAGATTATGGTTCACAATATAGCCAATTAATTGCTAGAAGAATAAGAGAATTAGAAGTATATTGTGAAATAATAGCAGATATAAATGTTGATAATATTGGTAATGAAGTTAAAGGAATAATATTCTCAGGGGGACCTGCTTCTGTTTATGAAAAAGATGCACCAACTATTGATAAAAGAATTTTTGAACTAGGTATACCTATATTAGGTATATGTTATGGTATGCAATTAATAACTCATTTAACTGGTGGTAAAGTTGAAAAATCCGATAAAAGAGAATTTGGACCAGCAGAACTAGAAATTTTAGAAGATAGTTTACTATTTTCAAATATAGAAAAAAAATCAAAGGTTTGGATGAGTCATGGTGATCATATAACAAAAATGGGAAATGGATTTAGAAAAATTGCTGGAACTTCTTCATCAAATGCTGCAATTACTAATGATAAAGGTGTATATGCATTACAGTTTCATCCAGAAGTAAATCATACTGAGTATGGTATACAAATGATTTCAAACTTTATTTTTAAAATATGTAAAATAGAAAAAAACTGGGTAATGTCAGATTTTATTGAAGAAAAAATAAATGAAATTAGAAATATAACTAATGGTGAAAAAGTATTATTAGGATTATCGGGTGGAGTTGATTCATCGGTTGCTGCTGCTTTAATAAATAAAGCAATAGGTGATAAATTAGTATGTGTTTTTGTTGATACTGGTTTACTTAGAAAAAATGAAGCAATAAAAGTAAAAAAACAATATGAAGAATTAAACAATATTAACATTGTTTATGTAGATGCTAAAAAAAGATTTTTAGAAAAATTAAAGGGTATAAAAGATCCTGAAACTAAGAGAAAAATTATAGGAAAAGAATTTATTGAAGTCTTTAATGAACAAGCCAAAAAATTAAAAGAAGTTAAATCAATTAAGTTTTTGGCACAAGGAACTATTTACCCTGATGTTATAGAGTCAGTTTCAGTAAAAGGACCATCACATACTATAAAATCTCATCATAATGTTGGTGGATTACCAGATGATTTAAAGTTTGAAATAGTAGAGCCACTAAAAGAGCTATTTAAGGACGAAGTTAGAAGATTAGGCATAAAGTTAGGCTTATCTAATGAAATTGTCATGAGACACCCTTTCCCTGGTCCAGGACTTGGTATAAGAGTAGTAGAAGAAGTAACAGAAGAGAAAGTTAAATTATTACAAGAAGCTGATGATATATTTATAGAAGAGTTAAGAGCACATGGATTATATGATAAAGTAAGTCAAGCATTTGTAACATTACTTCCAGTAAAAACAGTTGGAGTTATGGGAGACGTTAGAACTTATGAATATATGGCTGCAATTAGGTCTGTAAATACTATAGATTTTATGACGGCCACTTGGTCTAAACTACCATATGAGTTTTTAGAAAAAGTTTCAAATAGAATAGTAAATGAAGTTAGAGGAATAAATAGAGTAGTGTACGATATTAGCAGTAAGCCTGCTAGTACTATTGAGTATGAATAG
- the guaB gene encoding IMP dehydrogenase: MKVIREGLTFDDVLLVPQASNVIPSEVSLKTNLTKKLVLNIPILSAAMDTVTESELAIALAREGGIGFIHKNMTIERQAEEVSKVKRSESGMITNPITLNENSYLYDAVKIMKNYKISGLPVINEKRELLGIITNRDLKYREDLNQRVVDIMTKENLITASVGITFEKAKQILLENRIEKLPIVEGKILKGLITIKDIDNVLNYPNACKDSKGRLKVGAAVGIGTDTVKRVAALVKAGVDIITVDSAHGHSIGVINKVKEIRENFPDLDLIGGNIVTKQAAIDLINAGVNAVKVGVGPGSICTTRVVSGVGVPQLTAIMDVAQYCNEKGIGVIADGGIKLSGDIVKAIGAGADCVMLGSLLAGTNEAPGEEIIYNGRSFKTYVGMGSLVAMKRGSKDRYFQLESATDKLVPEGIESMIPTKGKLKDTVFQLCGGLRSGMGYCGAKDIETLKTNSEFIRITNAGLKESHPHDVLITKEAPNYSVQK; encoded by the coding sequence ATGAAAGTTATTAGGGAAGGTCTTACTTTTGATGATGTTCTTTTAGTGCCACAAGCTTCAAATGTTATACCAAGTGAAGTTAGTCTTAAAACAAATTTAACAAAAAAATTAGTTTTGAATATTCCAATATTGAGTGCTGCAATGGATACAGTTACTGAATCTGAATTAGCAATAGCTCTTGCTCGTGAGGGTGGTATAGGATTTATACATAAAAATATGACTATTGAGCGTCAGGCAGAAGAAGTTAGTAAGGTAAAAAGATCTGAAAGTGGTATGATAACTAACCCTATTACTCTTAATGAAAATTCTTATTTATACGATGCTGTTAAAATTATGAAAAATTATAAAATATCAGGTTTACCTGTAATAAATGAAAAAAGAGAACTACTTGGTATTATAACTAATAGAGATTTGAAATATAGAGAAGATTTAAACCAAAGAGTAGTAGATATAATGACAAAAGAAAATTTAATAACTGCATCTGTTGGTATTACTTTTGAGAAAGCAAAACAAATATTACTTGAAAACAGAATTGAAAAATTGCCAATAGTTGAAGGAAAAATTTTAAAAGGTTTAATTACTATTAAAGATATAGATAATGTATTAAATTATCCTAATGCGTGTAAAGATAGTAAAGGGAGACTTAAAGTTGGTGCAGCAGTTGGAATTGGTACTGATACTGTAAAAAGAGTAGCAGCACTAGTTAAAGCAGGAGTTGATATAATAACTGTTGATTCAGCGCATGGACATTCTATTGGTGTTATTAATAAAGTGAAAGAAATTAGAGAAAATTTTCCTGATTTAGATTTAATAGGTGGAAATATTGTTACTAAACAAGCAGCTATTGATTTAATAAATGCTGGTGTAAATGCTGTTAAAGTTGGTGTAGGACCAGGTTCTATTTGTACAACAAGAGTAGTATCTGGTGTAGGTGTACCACAATTAACAGCAATCATGGATGTTGCCCAGTATTGTAATGAAAAAGGGATTGGTGTCATTGCAGATGGTGGTATAAAGTTATCGGGAGATATAGTTAAAGCAATAGGGGCAGGAGCAGATTGCGTTATGTTAGGTTCATTACTTGCTGGTACAAATGAAGCGCCAGGAGAAGAAATAATATATAACGGTAGAAGTTTTAAAACTTATGTTGGTATGGGTTCATTAGTTGCAATGAAAAGAGGTTCAAAAGATAGATATTTCCAATTAGAATCAGCAACTGATAAATTAGTACCAGAAGGTATAGAATCTATGATACCAACAAAAGGTAAATTAAAAGATACAGTATTTCAACTATGTGGAGGTTTAAGATCTGGTATGGGTTATTGTGGAGCAAAAGATATAGAAACTTTAAAAACAAATTCAGAATTTATTAGAATAACTAATGCTGGTTTAAAAGAATCACACCCACATGATGTTTTAATAACAAAAGAAGCACCAAATTATAGTGTTCAAAAATAA
- the dnaN gene encoding DNA polymerase III subunit beta, whose translation MLSIRVKTKDFLRAIKIVENAIEDDKTDSKNTGIYIETIENKLLFKGIGFNLFIKCECPATITSEGNIIIKYKLIEEFLRKIDEEEVEIKEFDTSVNIIAKGSNASYNLIKYQKPVELSMLHGVEYLFDKKELSDSIESTIFAASTDISKLTINCLKFDIEENILKVVSTDSFRMMYREIDILENKTNENISVNIPLKTSQGLLKIFKETDADKVLLKSDGTKVLFELDDIQIITKVIELQFPDYTNILKNVKTDKIIKLSKNLLQKKLDLVYLFVKDKKERKDVAEFLFGKNELEIIGFNDTAKTEQKITISKDSDESLKIYLNVKFILEYLNTIKKSEILEIKLSNEISAILLKEDDENNNDIYLTMPLKV comes from the coding sequence ATGTTAAGTATTAGGGTAAAAACCAAAGATTTTTTAAGAGCTATAAAAATAGTTGAAAATGCAATTGAAGATGACAAAACTGACAGTAAAAACACAGGTATTTATATAGAAACTATTGAAAATAAATTATTATTTAAAGGTATAGGGTTTAATCTATTTATTAAATGTGAGTGTCCTGCAACTATTACTAGTGAAGGAAACATAATTATAAAATACAAACTTATAGAAGAATTTTTAAGAAAAATAGATGAAGAAGAAGTTGAAATAAAAGAATTTGATACTAGTGTAAATATTATCGCTAAAGGAAGTAATGCAAGTTACAATTTAATTAAATATCAAAAACCAGTTGAATTATCTATGTTACATGGTGTTGAATATTTATTCGATAAAAAAGAATTATCAGACTCTATTGAAAGTACGATATTTGCGGCATCTACTGATATATCTAAATTAACAATAAATTGTTTAAAATTTGATATAGAAGAAAATATACTTAAAGTTGTTTCAACTGATTCATTTAGAATGATGTACAGAGAAATAGATATTTTAGAAAATAAAACTAATGAAAATATAAGTGTAAATATACCTTTAAAAACTTCACAAGGGCTTTTAAAAATATTTAAAGAAACAGATGCAGATAAGGTATTGCTAAAATCAGATGGAACTAAGGTATTATTTGAGCTAGATGATATACAAATAATAACAAAAGTTATTGAATTACAATTCCCAGATTATACAAATATTTTGAAAAATGTTAAAACAGATAAAATTATAAAACTTAGTAAAAATTTACTACAAAAGAAATTAGACTTAGTTTATTTATTTGTTAAAGATAAAAAAGAAAGAAAAGATGTTGCTGAATTTTTATTTGGCAAAAATGAATTAGAAATAATAGGATTTAATGATACGGCTAAAACAGAACAAAAAATTACGATTTCAAAAGATTCTGATGAAAGTTTAAAAATATATTTAAATGTCAAATTTATACTGGAATATTTAAATACAATTAAGAAAAGCGAAATATTAGAAATAAAATTATCTAATGAAATATCTGCAATCTTATTAAAAGAAGATGATGAAAATAATAATGACATATATTTAACTATGCCATTAAAAGTATAA
- a CDS encoding sigma-70 family RNA polymerase sigma factor, with product MNSNNETNLISLYLSDLRKHDLLTPDEEYNLLRRIRDDNDEEAKTKLVLSNLRLVISVAKKSLGNGLTLIDLISEGNIGLLRAIEKFDIDKGHRFSTYAVWWIRQSIKKSIINTGRDIRIPSYKHEQLAKVNKIILKYSREYGENPDVEYIAKKMNLKPSKVTLLINEFQEVISYNDVIGDNIFLEDIIGKCDDIEENIIKQEQLDEMNELFNRILNEREREILELRFGMNNSKTHTLKEIGEKLNITRERVRQIEKKAVEKLKGEFEEFKKIY from the coding sequence ATGAATAGTAATAACGAAACTAACCTTATATCTTTATACTTATCTGATTTAAGAAAACATGATTTATTGACACCTGATGAAGAATATAATTTGCTAAGAAGAATAAGAGATGATAATGATGAAGAAGCAAAAACTAAATTAGTATTATCAAATTTAAGATTAGTAATTTCAGTAGCAAAAAAATCTTTAGGTAATGGTTTAACTTTAATTGATTTGATAAGTGAAGGTAATATAGGTTTATTAAGAGCGATAGAAAAATTTGATATAGATAAGGGACATAGATTTAGTACATATGCTGTTTGGTGGATAAGACAATCTATAAAAAAATCTATAATAAATACTGGAAGAGACATTAGAATACCTTCATATAAGCATGAGCAATTAGCTAAGGTAAATAAAATAATTTTGAAATATTCAAGAGAATATGGAGAAAATCCTGATGTAGAATATATAGCGAAAAAAATGAATTTGAAACCTTCAAAAGTAACTTTATTAATTAATGAATTTCAAGAAGTTATTTCATATAATGATGTTATAGGAGATAATATATTTTTAGAAGATATTATAGGTAAATGCGATGATATAGAAGAAAATATCATAAAACAAGAACAACTTGATGAAATGAATGAGTTATTTAATAGAATTTTAAATGAAAGAGAAAGAGAAATACTAGAACTTAGATTTGGTATGAACAATAGTAAAACCCATACATTAAAAGAAATTGGGGAAAAATTAAATATAACTCGTGAAAGAGTAAGACAAATTGAAAAAAAAGCAGTTGAAAAACTAAAAGGTGAATTTGAAGAATTCAAAAAAATATATTAA